In Candidatus Defluviilinea proxima, a single genomic region encodes these proteins:
- a CDS encoding ABC-2 family transporter protein: protein MHFLKLISTLFKVNVQMAVAYRADALINILLNMMWLGWELLGLSIIFSNTNTLGGWGFGELLALLGIFKIVHTMMMTLVWPNTEKFNQSIRDGSMDYTILQPVSSMFLVTFSRINIWRLWDIPVAIILIFIGINRAGDVTTPLSILYFLLLIVCGAIVIYSLWIVMIAFTFYFTKFDNNVTLLQALLDAGRYPVSVYPPWLQVIVTFIIPVAVATTIPVRALRQELGTPQTFMFIGIAIASFLVASQIWKFGLKKYSGASS, encoded by the coding sequence ATGCACTTCCTCAAACTCATTTCCACCTTGTTCAAAGTGAATGTCCAAATGGCAGTTGCCTATCGTGCGGATGCTCTTATCAACATTTTGCTCAACATGATGTGGCTCGGCTGGGAATTGTTGGGTTTGTCCATTATCTTCAGCAACACCAATACACTCGGCGGCTGGGGATTTGGTGAACTTCTCGCATTGCTTGGCATCTTCAAGATCGTCCACACCATGATGATGACACTCGTCTGGCCCAACACAGAGAAGTTCAATCAATCCATCCGTGACGGTTCAATGGACTACACCATCCTCCAACCTGTCAGCAGTATGTTCCTGGTCACGTTCTCCCGCATCAACATCTGGCGGCTCTGGGATATTCCCGTCGCTATTATTTTGATCTTCATCGGCATTAACCGGGCCGGTGATGTGACCACTCCCCTTAGCATCCTGTACTTCCTCCTGCTGATCGTTTGCGGAGCGATTGTCATCTACAGCCTGTGGATCGTGATGATCGCATTCACGTTCTACTTTACAAAGTTCGATAACAACGTCACCCTTTTGCAAGCCTTGCTGGATGCAGGCCGCTATCCTGTGTCCGTCTATCCGCCCTGGCTTCAGGTTATTGTGACGTTTATCATCCCTGTTGCTGTTGCCACAACCATACCAGTCCGCGCACTCAGGCAGGAATTAGGTACGCCGCAAACATTCATGTTTATCGGGATTGCCATCGCAAGTTTTCTCGTCGCTTCGCAGATATGGAAATTTGGCTTGAAAAAATATAGCGGAGCAAGCAGTTAG